cattaaataaAGTAGTGATACGTACCTCTCTACATGAGAAAAGTGGTTGTGGAATTTGAAGTTTCAGTTCGTCCTCTTGCTTATCCATGATCATTTCTTGTATTTCTTGAGATTCAAAATTGAAAGTTTGCAGCTTTCCGCAGAGATTCACACTTAAATGTTTTAGTTGTGGACATTCTAGAGTGTGCTTTCCTGAGTAAAAATACTTCAATTCATCTAATCCCCAAAGGAGCATGGCCTTTAGCCCACGAAATGCAAACTTGGGAATAATAGCAAGTGCCTCTGCTCTTTCCTCCTTAGTAACGATTTCCTCCATTCCACAATCACCTATGCTTAGAAGTTCAAGATGCGGTAGACATTGAGCTACTGAAAATGGGaacaattttttcaaatttggaCAATCCCAAACACGCACTTCTCGTAGGTTAAAAAAGGAGAGAATGCCATGAGGATCCCTATTccatatttgaattaaattcgGAAGATTCCAAATGAACAAATCTCTCAATTGACTGTGCCTTACAACAGgtacttctctttcttttattattgtttGGAGATCAAACACCTCTTTCACTGAATCACATTGTCGTACAGTTAATGATTCTAGATTCACCAAGAACTTTTCCAACAATTTAGACGGAAAGATTTCCAGTAGCTGTTTTCCATTTAGCACCTTTAGCACTTTTAATCTACCAAAGGAATCTGCTAGGACTTCATCACACCATATCATCTTCAACATATGCATGTCCTCAACATGCAATTCTTCCAAATTAGGAAACCGAACCTAAAAATACAAACattagagaaaaatattttaaacatgaCATGAAGGAAGGATTGATAAAGATTAGAACCTTTTCATCGAAGAGAGCTGTGTTCACTTGTGTGGAGACAAATGCTTGCAAACGAGGACAATTCTCCATCTTCAACACTTTCAAGGAGGGACATTCAATTAACTTAGCTATGCAGAACCTTACAAGCTTGGGAAGACCTTTGAGCTTTAGAGAGTCTAATTTAGGTAATAAAATTTTGCTCATCGTTTCTCCTTCTCCTGCTGCAAGTATTACTTCTTCCATAGATTTGCAGTCACATATCTCAAGCACTTTAAGCTGTGGAAGACTTCCAACAATAGAAGATGTGAATAGAAAGTTCAAATTCCCACACCCATCTACAATCAATGTTGTTAATTTTTCAATACTCAGAGACAATGCTTTATGTTGACAAGGCCATATCATTTCCACATTAATTCCAACGAACTTCATGTCTGCCAAATTAGGAAATCGAATCTGCAGGCACAATTTTTATttcatgaaatatatataatattatcattTAAAAGGAAGACTGACAAAATTAATGGAAGATTAgagaattaaaatgtaaatttctttTGTAtcaagattaaattattttttttataaaatgtccAAAACATAGATAATTAACAAAACAAAAATACCTTGTCATTGAAAAGTGCCACCAGAACTTCCGCATTATTAGATAACAATACAGCTGTGATTAGTTATTGTAGATAAGTCTCTTCTGTAACTGAATAGCTTAGAGTCTTATCCTTTGTATTCTATAAATACTTATAATTATAGAAGTAATATACATCGAGACTAATATTCTATAACCatttacatggtatcagagccctattaGGTATCAACTCTTTCctttcttctgttttttttttttttccctgttCTCGTTGTCTTCGTCATGTCTTCCAACACAACATCCCCTTCTCATCCTGCCGAGTCTTCCACCCAACCTGCTGTTTCCAATTCTTCTCTCCATCCATCTTTTGGAGtttctaatattaaaaattatgtcAATGAAGCTCTCAATTTCACCAACTACCTTCTCTGGCGTTCTCTCATTATTCCTGTTTTACAGGGTTATGATGTGTATGATCACGTTGATGGTTCAGTTCCTGCACCACCATGTGTATTAACAAATTCTAATGGTGAATCTAAACCAAATCCAGATTTCTTATTATGGAAACAAATTGACCGTCTCGTTTTATCTTGGATTCAGGCTACTCTTAGTCCTGCTATATTGCGTAGTCTCATCAAACCAAATGTTGTTCTTACTGCTCAGCAAGCCTGGGAAGCTATCGAAACTCTGTTTCATGATCAAGCTCATGCAAAACTTCTTCAACTTAAAGCAGACTTTTACAGCACTGTTAAGGATAATTCTACCATTGATGAATATCTTCAGAAATTAAAAACTGTTTATGATTCACTCTGTTCTATTGGTCATGCTATTACTGAGGATGACTTAGTTATGCAGATTCTGGATGGTTTGCCTGTTGAATATGAAAATGTTGTCATCAATTTGACGGGAAAGAAACCTCTTCCTTCTTTTGCGGAGACACGTACTTCTTTATATCTTCAGGAGTTGCGATTGCAAAGTCGCGCAAAGAAACAATCTCAGCCAGTTCCAAATCCGGCAAATTCGCAGACAGCGTTAGTTTCTACTGAACGCAATTCTTCTTCCAATCAACGAGGCCGTGGAGGTCGAGGTCGTGGTGGCCGTAATTCTGGTTACTATAATAACAATGGTGGTGATTCCTATGGCAGAGGGGGTCGTGGTGGTCGTTCTGGACGAGGAGGACGTGGATATTATTACAATCAATCATCTTCTATGTATCATCCTGGATCCAATTTTTCAGGTTCATACAATGGTGTGCTTGGTCCTCGACCCACTGGTTTTTCTTCACAATATGCTGGTTTTCCACCTCAATCTGCTGGTTTTTCTCAACCCACACAGTGTCAGATTTGTTTAGAATATACCCATATAGCAAGAGATTGCCCACATTTTACTCGTTCTGGACAATTCTCGGGTGATCGTTCCTTTGCTGCGGTTCAATTTCCTGAACCTGTGCATTCTGCGTGGCTACCAGATACAGGTGCTACTTCCCACATGACACCTAATCCAGGTATACTGTCTTCGTGTCTTCCAACTCCCGTTTCTAATACTGTTGTGTTTGGTAATGGACATTCTCTTCCTGTCACTCATATTGGTTCAAATTCTTTTCCATTACCTAGTCGTGATTTACTTTTAAAAGATGTTCTTGTCGTCCCTTCTTTAactcataatttaatttctgttaAGAAATTTGCTCGTGATAATTCCTGTTCAGTTGAGTTTGATCCCAATGGTTTTTGTGTGAAGGATCTCAAGACGCGGACTCCACTTCTCAGTTGCAGTAGTCCAGGGGACCTTTATGAGTTCTCTCCTTCTTCATTTTCGTCTTCTTTGTCTGGTGGTTCTACGAGTCTGATTGCTTCGGCAAATTCATTCGAGTTGTGGCATCGTCGTTTAGGACACCCTAATTCTTCCATTTTGTCAAAGTTATTTCGAACATCTAGTTTTAATAAAGTGTCTTGTACTGCTTGTCGATTGGGCAAGCATACTAAGTTGTCGTTTTCTCATTCTCATGTAAGAGCTTCGGCTCCTTTTGCATTAATTCATTCTGACGTTTGGTCTTCTCCTGTTTCATCTTTTAGTGGCTATCGATATTATGTggtgtttatggatgattactCTCGATATGTGTGGTTATATCCTTTAAAACGAAAGAGTGaggtttataattattttgtttcatTTGTGGCTTTTGTGAAAACCCAATTTGGTGTTTTGATTAAGTGTTTGCAGTGTGATGGAGGTGGCGAATACATTAGCAATCATTTTCAACAGTTTGCTTCTAATAATGGTATCCGTGTGCAATTTTCTTGTCCATATACGCCACAGCAAAATGGCGCGGCTGAACGATTACATCGCACATTAATAAATATGGTCAGAACTTTGCTTACTCAATCCAATTTATCTTTGCAATTTTGGGTGGAGGCTGTGCATATGGCGGTACATTTACATAATATTTTGCCTAGTGAGACATTACAATTTCAATCTCCTTATGAACAATTACTGGGTAAACCGCCTTCTTATACTCATTTACGAGTTTTTGGCTGTTCTTGTTTTCCTAACATAACAGCAACAGTGTCTCATAAGTTGGAAAATCGCTCAATTCATTGTATTTTCCTTGGGTATCCTGATACTTACAAGGGATTTCGTTGTTATAATCCGAAAACTGGCAAAGTGATTATTTCTAGACATGTGCTGTTTGACGAACATCAATTTCCCTTTTTACAGTTCCAGCAACATGTTTCTGCACAACCAGCAGCTTCTGTGCAACGTGGCTTCCATCTTCCTTCATTTCCACGGCAAGTACCATTGTTACAAAGTTGTTCGAGTAATAATAGAGCTCAGAATCAGCAAGCTGTTACCGTACAGGACTGCCGTTCTCCTGTTCATTCAGAACCAACGGATACTGGAAATCAGTCATCTGCGGCTCATTTCGATACCACCAGTCCTGCTGTTGCGGATTCTACACCTATTGTTCCTAATGAAACAAATAATGCCTTGACTCTTTTTCCTGCAGATTTGGCAATTACAGGTACCTCAACTCAGACTTTGCATCCCATGCAAACTCGTCTCAAAGATGGGATTCGAAAACCAAAGAAAATTTTCTCCTTGACTGCTCATGGTGATCAGAATCAGATTTTGCCCGAACCTCAAACCTATACAGAAGCTCAAAGCCATCATGAATGGAGGAAGGCGATGTCTACTGAATATGACGCATTATTGCGCAATCAGACATGGAAGTTGGTCCCTAAGCCATCCAATGTTAATATTATAGGTTCGAAGTGGGTGTATAAAGTGAAACTTCGATCCGATGGAACTCTCGAACGGTACAAAGCCCGTTTGGTTGCacaaggatatgctcagaagccTGGATTGGATTATGATGAAACTTACAGTCCGGTTGTCAAACCAACAACAATTCGGACTGTACTTTCTCTTGCTGTTTCGAGACAATGGCCGGTGCATCAACTAGACGTCAAGAATGCTTTTTTGCATggggttttgaaagaaaatgtctATATGAAACAGCCACGGGGATTTATACATCCTGATTTTCCAGAATATGTATGTCAGCTTCAAAAGGctctttatggattgaagcaggcGCCGCGGGCGTGGTTTGAGCGTTTTACgaattttttgaaaatgattGGTTTCAAAGGAAGTCGTGCGGATTCCTCGATGTTTGTGCTGCGTGAGGGACACCACATGGCTGTGTTATTACTTTATGTGGATGATATAGTATTGACAGCATCGTCCCAAACTTTGATGAGTCGGCTATTACAGGTTCTTAAATCGGAATTTGCTATGTCTGATTTAGGAAGTTTGCACTATTTTCTTGGTATATCCGTAAAGCAAAATTTGGATGGGTTGTTTTTGCATCAATATAAATATGCAACGGATTTATTAAAGAGAGCAGGAATGGAGATGGCTAAACCTGTGTCAACACCAACTCTTAATGAGTCCTTGTCTTTGTCATCAGATAGTGCTTTACTCAGTGATCCACAACTATACAGAAGCCTTGTTGGCGCTTTACAGTACTTGACTTTTACTCGGCCGGACATTGCTTTTGCTGTTAACCAGGTGTGTCAATTCATGCATAATCCAAGAGAGAAACATATGCTTGCGGTAAAGCGAATTTTACGATATGTCAAGGGGACTGTACATTATGGTTTGCAATTTTATAAGGGTGGTTCGCAGACTTTAACAGCTTATTCTGATGCCGATTGGGCAGGTTGCCATGATACTCGCCGGTCCACTACAGGTTTTTGTCTCTATTTTGGTAAAAATCTGATTTCTTGGTCTGCCAAGAAACAGCCGACTGTTTCACGATCAAGCGCGGAAGCAGAATATAGAGCAGTAGCTAGTACGGTGGCTGAACTGACTTGGATTACTAGTTTATTGCGTGAGCTTGGAATACAGCTTGAAGAGCCACCTGTGGTGTTTTGTGACAACATTAGTACTACATATATGTCAGCTAATCCCATTCAACATGCacgaactaagcatattgaattGGACATTCATTTTGTACGCGAAAAAGTCATCTCTGGAcacctacaagttcatcatatTGCAAGTACTGATCAAACAGctgatgtgtttactaaaggacTTTCTGGGACACGTTTTCGTTTACTAAGAGACAATCTATGTGTTATGCCACACATTGATTGAGGGGGGATATTAGATAACAATACAGCTGTGATTAGTTATTGTAGATAAGTCTCTTCTGTAACTGAATAGCTTAGAGTCTTATCCTTTGTATTCTATAAATACTTATAATTATAGAAGTAATATACATCGAGACTAATATTCTATAACCATTTACACGCATCAGCTTCACATACAATTTCATTGGAGGCCATAGTAGCTATTTCTTGATTTTGTGCTCTTTGGGATGTAGAATGCACCTTCACTTGGGAACCAAAGCTTGTAAATTGGGGTAGATTTTCCAACGTTAAGGATCGTAGTTGCATCAACTCACATTCTTCATCATCTTCACCTTCCTTAGCTACTATCACTTGTATAATTTCGCAATTATTCACATTCACTTTTTCTAGCTTCTTAAGGACATTAAACATAGAAAATGAGAAGAGACTCCTCAATGCATTACAATTTTCTACCTTTAATTTTCTCAAATCGCTAAAAGATCCCACTGTATAAGGCCCTCGATAAATCTTCTCCAAATTATTCAGATTGTGAAGAAATAATGACTCCAACTTGGGAAAAGCAGTGAAATAGTTCATTTTCATCCAGTCTATGATATATTGAATATCAAGGCTATTTTGAACATGAAGATGCTTTAACTCAGGAAAGCCTTGATCATCTAATTCATAGAGAACACTTCTCACGCCCTTCAAGTCGTCCAAATATAGACTTTCGGTTTTCATCAGCAACACTTTTACTCTCTCCAACAAGGCGCTTCTATTCAGCTTGAGTTTCAATGATCTTGAGGTCTCATACTCATTATTGGCCCACCCATCTCCAATGAATACTCTAAAACGTTccaatttttcagaaaatatatcTTTAGGCATGATATTTGCATCTATGATATGTATCTCTAGAGTGGACAATTTTGACAAAAGCTTCAATTCAGACAAGTTAGCGTTGTTGTTTCCTTCATCATGCCCTTCACCCTCCCATTGCACAAGGCTTCCCCCCAAGTATAATTCCTCCAATTGGGCTAGTGTTGATAGGACATTTGGCGGAATCACTTTAAGTCTTTGACATATACTCAAATCCAAAAGTCGCAAACAAGTCAATTTTCTTACTTCATTCGGCAATCGAACAATTGTAGATCCAATCAAGCTAAGAACTTGCAGCTGTTTTAGCTCTCCAATTGCAGCTACGTCTTCTAGATCACAGAAATCCAAACATAAGGTTTGGAGGTTCTCAAGGGATTGAATCGATGAAGGAAGTGGTGACAAATAAATTCTCGTCAAACCCAAGACTTTGAGTTCTTTCATTCTACTGAATAAATTCTCTGTGATTTTGAGCGAGGAATCTTGATTGAACAAAAAAAATGACTTGAGTTTTGGGCATTCAAATACTTCAGGGAGCTTAGGGATTTTGCAATATGGCAAAGAGATTGATGTGCACTGCTTAAAAAAGTCCTCGTTCGGCCATTCTTCCAATTCAGCTTTATATGCTGCAGTGAGCACTTGATCGTGCTTGGACACAAATGAGGCTGCAAAGCTGTGAACCACATCATGCATTTTGACTCGCTTATGGCCCCCATCTTCAAGTAACAAACAAGACTGCTTTAGATCACTTATTACTGTAAGTAGTCTATTTCTTGTTGCTTTTAGTGTGATGTGTTGATCAAATAAGCCAAACCCCACGACATATTTAAACAAGTCTCGGATGCCCTCATTAGCTTTGAGTTGTCCCAAGAGTCGGAACAAAGACTTCTCCTCATCTCTCAAAAAGTTGTAACTCAACTCTAGGGCTGAGTAAACTCTCTTTTCATGTCCCCTGCCATCAAATATTTTAAGCTTTTCCAACGCATCATTCCATTCAAATGCCTGCTTATTTTTCAATGCAGTCGCTACTGCTACAATTAAAATGGGCAAGCCTGCACATCTCTTTGCTATTTCCACAGCTATAGGTCGTAAGTTGGAATCATTAAGATCTCCTACCTTCTTCTCAAATAGACTCCATGCCTCTTGATGCTCTAAAACTTCAAGCCTGAAATCTCTCTGTACACCCATTTCCGACAATACAGATTGATTTCTGGACGTCATAAGTATCTTGCTTCCATTATGATCAGTGCCATAAGGAATTCCTATCTCATCTAGTTTGATTGCTTCCCATATATCATCAAGAATTATTAgaattttctcttcttttttgatTCGCTCACTCAATCGAGCTGCTCGTACTGCAATAGACTCGGCACCAAGTTTGAAGTCTAGCCATTCTGCAATTTCTTGCTGAACACTTGTCACAACCACACTGTGGGTGACAGTTGCTATAACCACCAATTTGAAGATTCCGAGTTCCCTGACCAGAGTGGCTATTTGTTTCACAAGTGTGGTTTTACCCACGCCTCCCATTCCGTACACTCCAATGAGATTGACGTCAGCATCTTTTAAAGCATTCAAGATTGCATCTACAACAGAGGTTCTTGATTCAAAGGCTTCACACTCTTTGACTGCCCCTATGCCCTGTGGCGGAGCACGGTAGGAAACTCTGGGAAAATTTCCCCCTTCTCGGGCTCCAACAATGATTGGTATTTCTTTACTGGCTTTTCTACTAATCTGGTGGCGCCTGATCAAATTTGGACACAATCCCATGAAGCACCTCCTTTTTCCTCCATCTTTATGTTGAAGAAGAATTTTATCTGCATCTTCAGCGACACTATCCACCTTAGCCAACCAATGCTGAACATCAGGTTCAATTTGTTCTAGTGGATTCCGCCCAGCCACCTCCACAGTGTGCTTAACCCTTTGTTTAGCATCACTGAGCTTTTCAACTTCTTCTTCGAGATTGTTGATGTTGGCACTGTAGTTGAATACATATTTGATCTGACGCACAACAGGATTAACCAACAGTTCGACAACTTTGGATACAATGGGATCCACAGCTAACTTTGCAAACTCCATTTGGTAGAGAATAACAGCTACAAGTTACTGGAACAAAACGAGAGGTGAAAACGAACAGAGTTGACTGACTAAGATaagcaaagaaaataaacaattaaCGCTCATACAAAATCAAATGTGAAATGTACAACAACATATAATGTGAAACAAAtgaaaggatttttttttttttactgagaaaaaagttttaaaaaaattaatattaaaatcaaatgcAAAACACacttttttaattgagaaataaaaAGCAAAAGAATCCTAAAATAAGTCTATCTTAAAAATGACACAAAGATACTATGGAATTGAGTGATAAAAATAAAGGAGATCTTGTTACCTTTAGCAATCAAAGAGATACAGATCCAGCAAGATGATCAGCTGATTACCACTAAAGAGAGACAACGTACATAATTGAAGAAACGGTATCAAAgcaaattaatatgaaaaaaaaaaaacaaagtatCAAAGAAACTGATGGAGCAATATGATCAGCTGATTActactaaaaataattaaaaaaaatgaaaaatagaaaCCAAACAGTAAAGTAATTTTTGCCAGTAAAGATTTCTGAGTGcagatttttaaataaaaacataataCAACGAGAGACACACAAAATTACTTCTTTTATCAGGAATAATTCTAAGgtaaaggaaaataaataaataactgaggaataaaaaaaaatcaaaagggTATCTTTTTTGCAAATctaccataaaaaaaaatagcataAAATatgatcaaataaataaataaaaaaaatctaaataaatagaCAAACAGTATTAAAGAAATTGTGAAATTAAGTACTACATTTAAAAGAAACTTATTACCTTCAGCAATTGGAGTTTTTTTTTCGTTGAACAGCAATCGCAGTATGTAGAGCTACTGAGAGCAAAATGATGTTGATTTCTACTGAGAATTAAAGCCAAATTGAATGCACTGAGAAGCACAAGAGCAAGTCAAGAAGTTACAGTCAATATGCTGAGCTCAATTATCATATGGGCTCCACACAATTGATTCCTCTGTCCTTTCCCACAGAAAAAAAAATGGGTCCTCTCTTTTTTTCTGTCGGTGATGCACTTACAAAGCTATAGTCAAATGCACAGTTtagtaaagtaaaaaaaaaaaaaaaaataacacaagaatttttaaataactcaaattaaaataatatcattctaattaataaatttctttacaaaattatattttaaatcgcAAGTCATCAGATTAATAGGTCCATTATTAGGTAGTCAATTGATTGTTAAATCGTAAGTCATCAGTCAGTCATTAAATTATTAGATTGCCAATAAATTATCATTcatatttaattgttaaatcgTTAATCAACATTTCGTGGTTTATATATTTCTACGTTAATGACTAATTAATAGAGTCAACATTAAAAGATAATTCcatatattattttaagtaaagttgaaataaatatatagataatttttttaaatagaaattattatttaatttttatattataaaatatttattttaaaaaatatattacactatttttaatgttttaaaaaaatttattaattaatttttatattaattctaatagttaaatattaaaaaaaaattaaaatgttgaaCACAATAAAGTAAAGCTACATAAACACAGTTAATTCATACTCATAtaaaagtttattaaatttagataaatcttttgaaaattcagttcagtttatttttattaaatctatttagtttaatttaaaaaaaattaatttaatcgaaccaaatcactatattatatattattatatattttcatattgAGTAAGCATATGTAGTGTATTGGAAAGTATTTATTTTAGACATTTAAAAATCTGAACTTCAATTTTTATAGGATTATagtgtattttttatatttttttatataacttAATGTCAAAAAATTTTAACCATTCACTTTAATCGATGAATTCAAGCCATTCAAAAACCCTAGCCTTAGCCTTTTTCCTCAACTTCCTCCATATATtgctatttttattttctcatgttttcctttCTTCTCTCCCTCCATCTTTCATTTCGCTATTATTATCGCGTTCTTTTTATCCATCATTCAtattcatatataattttaaatttaaattattataatcttggtttgtaataaatttattgaatttttattacaTTTGTAAGAAAGATAAACATTTGTAATTCTTGATTTGTAATTATTtagatctttaaaattttatatttattttgttagttGCTGGTTGCATTTTctgaatttgataatttttttaaatactagTAAATCAAACTGACCGGATATTCAATCCTATCACTTGAAGTGATTTTTAACACTCTACTTTTATTAGTTGAaatgtataataattaataattaattgagaagagataataataaatacatttcAATGAATGTTAAATAATCACATCTCAAGTGATTGTcactattatttttcttaataataattataaaaaattattacgtagtttgaaaataaaatcttatattttaatttataataaaaagaatttagccttatattttaatttataataaataggaTTTTATATTTTCACGCCCTTAGTAAAATGAGATTTTTTCATCCatgctattaaatattattgataaattataatttaatgtatgaaaattatattttagtttttttatttttaaatttattttattaaattttatttgattaataaaataattttttaatttaaattttatatttttaattgaaattaatctgcatatttttatagatattataattactaataaatctttatatttatgaattactctttttatttattaaattttaatatcttgcaggtgaaaaataataaaataaaataaaataaaataaaaaatataatattttctttttattttaattaataaaaaatcattaaaaaagaaaatttagatTATAAACAACTTTTTGTACTTGATTGTAGACGTATATtgtatcaaaattttttatttaatatttattttattaatttattttgaaatattaaatttaataaatatgtgagattaatttagaaaaatatataaatatttttgtaaataattataatatttagggattaatttataaaaatataagaataaattataattaaaaggatattttattataaaataaaattttttaaataaatttataaatatttgaactaaattatatattttataaaaggaaaaattgctttttagtccctgagatttaatgtaattaacacttctgtccttcTATTTTGGtgatccaacacttaagtccctcactttttcTTCCgttcaaattcgtagtccttccattCATTTaagccgtttggtca
This is a stretch of genomic DNA from Manihot esculenta cultivar AM560-2 chromosome 2, M.esculenta_v8, whole genome shotgun sequence. It encodes these proteins:
- the LOC110608397 gene encoding disease resistance protein At4g27190 — protein: MEFAKLAVDPIVSKVVELLVNPVVRQIKYVFNYSANINNLEEEVEKLSDAKQRVKHTVEVAGRNPLEQIEPDVQHWLAKVDSVAEDADKILLQHKDGGKRRCFMGLCPNLIRRHQISRKASKEIPIIVGAREGGNFPRVSYRAPPQGIGAVKECEAFESRTSVVDAILNALKDADVNLIGVYGMGGVGKTTLVKQIATLVRELGIFKLVVIATVTHSVVVTSVQQEIAEWLDFKLGAESIAVRAARLSERIKKEEKILIILDDIWEAIKLDEIGIPYGTDHNGSKILMTSRNQSVLSEMGVQRDFRLEVLEHQEAWSLFEKKVGDLNDSNLRPIAVEIAKRCAGLPILIVAVATALKNKQAFEWNDALEKLKIFDGRGHEKRVYSALELSYNFLRDEEKSLFRLLGQLKANEGIRDLFKYVVGFGLFDQHITLKATRNRLLTVISDLKQSCLLLEDGGHKRVKMHDVVHSFAASFVSKHDQVLTAAYKAELEEWPNEDFFKQCTSISLPYCKIPKLPEVFECPKLKSFFLFNQDSSLKITENLFSRMKELKVLGLTRIYLSPLPSSIQSLENLQTLCLDFCDLEDVAAIGELKQLQVLSLIGSTIVRLPNEVRKLTCLRLLDLSICQRLKVIPPNVLSTLAQLEELYLGGSLVQWEGEGHDEGNNNANLSELKLLSKLSTLEIHIIDANIMPKDIFSEKLERFRVFIGDGWANNEYETSRSLKLKLNRSALLERVKVLLMKTESLYLDDLKGVRSVLYELDDQGFPELKHLHVQNSLDIQYIIDWMKMNYFTAFPKLESLFLHNLNNLEKIYRGPYTVGSFSDLRKLKVENCNALRSLFSFSMFNVLKKLEKVNVNNCEIIQVIVAKEGEDDEECELMQLRSLTLENLPQFTSFGSQVKVHSTSQRAQNQEIATMASNEIVCEADAEVLVALFNDKIRFPNLADMKFVGINVEMIWPCQHKALSLSIEKLTTLIVDGCGNLNFLFTSSIVGSLPQLKVLEICDCKSMEEVILAAGEGETMSKILLPKLDSLKLKGLPKLVRFCIAKLIECPSLKVLKMENCPRLQAFVSTQVNTALFDEKVRFPNLEELHVEDMHMLKMIWCDEVLADSFGRLKVLKVLNGKQLLEIFPSKLLEKFLVNLESLTVRQCDSVKEVFDLQTIIKEREVPVVRHSQLRDLFIWNLPNLIQIWNRDPHGILSFFNLREVRVWDCPNLKKLFPFSVAQCLPHLELLSIGDCGMEEIVTKEERAEALAIIPKFAFRGLKAMLLWGLDELKYFYSGKHTLECPQLKHLSVNLCGKLQTFNFESQEIQEMIMDKQEDELKLQIPQPLFSCREIIGNLEGLTINDQDAAMIQQSQFPMHLFVKLKFLHLQSFGYSFLNLPLNLLQKFPNLEILVLKDCYFKELLQHGHGHDPVPSQIRCLELNWLPNIRHVWNQDSPFFQNLETLQIWDCHGLTNLAPSSATFQNLMTLIVRRCNGMSSLVSSSTAESMHNLATMIIEESDTIEEIVSSDKNNFQSQNEIILSKL